The genomic window ATCGCGATCGCCAAGGCCATGCTGGAAGCAGGCATTGAAGCTGTTCAAAATTTGGGCGAACTGGAGCCGGAACCGGAAGCTTTCGAGGAAGAGCTGGAACCGGTCAACCATACCATCCACTAAGCCCCTCTAACTAAGCCCCTCTAGATGGCGGGTGCCATCCCCCGAGCTCGCGGCCGCGAGCGGGTCAAACGTCCGGGTTCCCCGGCTACTCAATCCAGTCTTTTTTGCTTGAATAACCCCAGGCCATCATCAGTCCGGGGAGCAGGTTTTATCTGGGGGGCGGATAAACGGGAGGGGATGGCGCTAGCCGGAGCTCTCCACCGGGCTTGTTTCTGCCGATGGAGAGCGGGGTGGGGAATCAGGGAGTCTGACGGATCACACCGACAGCCAGGCCTTCAATCGCGAAGTGCTTGTCCCGCATATCCACCTGAATCACTTCAAACTCGTCATTTTCCGGCAGCAACTGCACCAGTGCCTGATTGCCGCGGCGGCGGAAACGTTTGACTGTGACCTCGTCCTCGATGCGCGCAACGACAATCTGGCCGTTGCGAACCTGATCGGTGCGTTGTACCGCCAAAAGGTCCCCGTCCAGAATTCCTGCATCCTTCATGCTCATTCCATGTACGCGCAGCAAATAGTCTGCCGGAGGGTGGAAAAAGTCTGCTGGCAGCTCGCAGTAATCCTCGATGTTCTCCTCGGCCAGGATCGGGTTGCCCGCCGCGACACGACCAACAATCGGCAGGCCCGGCTGGTATCCGGGAATCCGAATTCCCCGGGATGCACCCGCGACCATTTCAATGGCCCCCTTGCGGGCCAGGGCCTTCAAGTGTTCCTCTGCAGCGTTGGGGGAGCGAAAACCCAGTTCCTGAGCGATTTCCGCGCGAGTGGGAGGGTAGCCGGTATCGTCCAGGTAAGATTTGATCAGGTCCAGTACCTGAGCCTGGCGCGCAGTGAGATTGGTCATGAGAGTCACCTGCCTGATGGTAATCTGTATTTTTATACAGTTGCTGTGATTATATACAGAATGAAAACGAGCGCAAACTTACCGGTCATGACGCAAAAAGCTGCTAAAGTGAAATCAGGGAGAATAATAAGTGCAGCCAGTGGAAAGGCTCGTTAGCCGGTAACTCTGTGAGCCGGGTCTGGTTGCATCAGCAGAGGGAAAGCGATAATGCTAGATGCAAAAATGCCAGAAGCCTGGCGCGTCCTCCGTATCCAATCTGAACTGGTCGATGGCATTGAGCGTTTGATTGCGCTCAGTGGAGCGGTCACCGTATTCGGCGGGGCCAGGTTTACTGAAAGTACCGCCGAGTACCAGCAGGCGGTTCGCCTCGGAGAATTGCTGGCCGGCGAGGGGATCTCAGTGATTACTGGTGGAGGTCCAGGCCTGATGGAGGCCTGCAACCGGGGCGCGCTTCCCCAGCCGGGCACGTCCATCGGCCTGAATATCCAGCTGCCTTTCGAGCAGGCGCCAAACCCGTATCAGGACATCAGCCTGAACTTTCGTTACTTTTTCGTGCGCAAATTCATGTTTGTGAAACACGCCGTGGGGTT from Microbulbifer aggregans includes these protein-coding regions:
- the lexA gene encoding transcriptional repressor LexA produces the protein MTNLTARQAQVLDLIKSYLDDTGYPPTRAEIAQELGFRSPNAAEEHLKALARKGAIEMVAGASRGIRIPGYQPGLPIVGRVAAGNPILAEENIEDYCELPADFFHPPADYLLRVHGMSMKDAGILDGDLLAVQRTDQVRNGQIVVARIEDEVTVKRFRRRGNQALVQLLPENDEFEVIQVDMRDKHFAIEGLAVGVIRQTP
- a CDS encoding TIGR00730 family Rossman fold protein, whose translation is MLDAKMPEAWRVLRIQSELVDGIERLIALSGAVTVFGGARFTESTAEYQQAVRLGELLAGEGISVITGGGPGLMEACNRGALPQPGTSIGLNIQLPFEQAPNPYQDISLNFRYFFVRKFMFVKHAVGFVGLPGGYGTLDELFEALTLVQTKKVQKFPIVLVGERYWAGLRDWLVDTVLERECIDSSDLDLFQVVDTVDQAAEIIIDYIRSKE